TAATAGAAATTAGATATTATATATAAGATTTAGGCTGTCAGATTATTTGTAAAAGAATAATCTGGCAGCTTTTGTTGTATAGAAAGGGAGAAAAGAAAAGGTAGCTGTAAAAATAAGTAAATGAAAACTTGAAAAACCCTTCCATAAAATGACAAATTTTAAAAGCAAAACATTATATAATCAGAATGTACATAAGAAAGCAGGTGTGGAGGTGAATATTGTATTTAGAGGTTTATCCGGATATTGTCTTTATACTTAACTTTTTCATTGATATAATCCTTATTTTTCTACTAAAAAAGGTAAATAAGAAAAAAAGCAACATACCAAGGATGATTTTAGCAGCCATCTTAGGAGCCACAACAGCTGCAATAGTAAGTATATTTCCATGGATGAATGAAGCTTTCAAGTTTGCAATAATGTATGTAGCTGCTTCTATTTTGATGATAGTTATAGCATTTGGTAAGTTAAAGCTTTTAGAACTTGTAAAGCAATGGCTTGTATTTATTATGATTACATATTTTGTCGGTGGATTAATGAATTCTATTTATTATTATACAAATATTAGGTTAATTCTAATCCATCTAGGCAACGGAAATATCTTCAGCAATATATCAGTAGTTTATATTATTGCTTCAATCTCTGCCATAACCGTATTCTCATTAATTATTATTTGGTTTCTAAGACTTTATCATCTTCACAAGCCTTTAATATATGATGTGGAGCTGGTTTTAAAAGATCGTAAAGTAAAAACCAAGGGACTTATGGATACGGGAAATTGCTTATATGATCCCATTGGCAGAAAGCCTGTAATGGTTATAGAAAATAACTTAATAGAGGAACTTTTAACACCGGATATTAAGCATGATATGGAATTAGCTAAGGATTATTTAGAGGGGAAAACAGATGAGATACCTTTAGAACATTATGATAAAGTATTTAATTTTAGCTTTATTCCATATAGAAGTGTAGGAAAAACCGGTATGCTTTTAGGAATTAGGTTGGATAAAGTTATGATCTATACAGAAAAGGAAAGTATATGCAATGAAAAAGTTACAGCTGCAATCTGTGATAACCCTCTGACAGATAAGAAAGATTACCAAGTTATTTTACATAAGGAACTATTGTAAAAATACTTTTAGTAAGTAGTGATAATTATTGGGAGGTTGTATATGCTTTTAAAGTTGTCAATACAAAATAAGTTTCAGTTCCGGATGATTCCAGACATAAGAACTATTATTTTTGGGCAAAGAGGTGAAATACATTACATAGGTGGAGCAGAGATACTGCCGCCGCCCTTGGATTCTGTTCGTGAAGCTGAAGTTATTAATGGACTAGGTACTGAACGGGATGCAGAAATGAAAGCAATACTGGTGGAGCATAATCTGAGATTGGTGGTATACATAGCTAAAAAATTTGATAATACCGGAGTAGGTGTGGAGGACTTGATTTCTATCGGAACCATAGGCCTTATTAAGGCGATAAATACCTTTAACCCAGAAAAAAATATTAAGCTGGCCACATATGCCTCCCGTTGTATAGAGAATGAAATACTTATGTATCTAAGACGTAATAATAAAACTAAACTGGAAGTTTCTATTGATGAGCCTTTAAATGTGGATTGGGACGGAAATGAACTTTTATTATCAGACATCCTAGGAACAGAAGAAGATGTTATATATCGCAATATAGAGGAGGAAGTTGATCGTAAGCTCCTAAGAAAAGCCTTATCTAAATTATCTGAGAGGGAGAGAATAATAGTAGATTTAAGATTTGGCCTAGGTACTGATGACGGTAATGAAAAGACCCAGAAAGAAGTGGCAGACCTTCTTGGAATTTCCCAATCCTATATATCCAGACTAGAGAAAAAAATCATAAAAAGATTAAAAAAAGAAATGGTTAGATTCGAATAAGTTAATGGAAATTATTTCAATGTTAAATATCGTATAAAGAGCCTTCAAATAGTGAATCATTATTGTTAGCAAACATCAACATGCAGGTAGTATTTTACTTTCTAAGCCTTCATGGATAAGAATATAATGACATAGTTTTCGGAGGTATCGTATGGCTCTTTATAAGGTAGAAATATGTGGCGTAAATACATCGAAGTTGCCATTACTAAAAAACAGTGAAAAAGAGGAATTATTTCAAAGAATTTTAAAGGGCGACAAGGAGGCGAGGGAGCTCTATATTAGGGGAAATTTACGTCTTGTACTATCCATTATCCAGCGGTTCTCCAATAGTAATGAAAATGTGGATGACTTATTTCAGATTGGCTGCATCGGACTGATGAAGGCCATAGATAATTTTGATATTACACAGAATGTTAAATTTTCTACCTATGCTGTTCCCATGATAATCGGTGAAATTCGCCGGTACCTTAGAGATAATAATGCTATACGTGTAAGCAGATCATTACGGGATACGGCTTATAAGGCAATATACGCCAAGGAAGCCTTAACTAAGAAGAATGATAAGGAACCCACTATCAGCGAGATAGCCCAGGAAATTGGCATTAGCAAAGAAGATATAGTATATGCCCTTGATGCAATTCAAAGTCCTGTATCTTTGTATGATCCTGTTTATGTTGAGGGAGGAGATGCCCTATATATTATGGACCAGGTCAGTGATAAAAAGAACAAAGAGGAAAATTGGATTGAGGCTATATCACTAAAGGAGGCAATGAGCAAACTTCCCCCAAGGGAGTACAATATAATTAAATTACGATTTTTTGAAGGTAAAACTCAGATGGAGGTAGCAAAAGAAATTAATATTTCTCAAGCACAAGTAAGCCGTTTGGAGAAATCTGCACTGAAAAATATGAGAAATTATTTAACCGGATAAATAATATTAAAACGATATTAATAACTTATCTATAAAAGATTAAAAGAGCCGTTGTATAAATACAGCGGCTTTTATTATATTTGAAAAATTTTACCTGCTCTTGGCAATAATAAATAAATCGTGTATTATATTAATACTTAAGGACGGATATCTAAATAGTAATAAACATAAAGTTAAAGGTTAGAAAGGTCTATGAGGTGATAGATATGAAAGCTAAGTTTAAGGAAAGTGCTGTAAAACAACTTAAGATACAGGATGTAACTTATGAGTACTATAATCTGGAATCCTTAGAGAAATACGGTTATGATATAAAACATCTGCCATTTTCCATTAAGGTATTACTTGAATCTGTTCTTAGACAATGGGACGGAATTGCTATTAACGATGATCACATTAAAGATTTGGCCCAATGGACTAAGCATAGGGGAGGAAGGGGAGAAGTACCCTTTAAGCCGGCTAGAGTTATCCTACAGGACTTTACCGGTGTGCCGTCTGTACTAGATCTTGCTTCCATGAGGGAGGCAATAGCTTCTATGATTGAGGAAGGAAAGACAAGTAAAGATATAGAAGAAATGATAAAAAGAATTAATCCCGAAGTACCGGTGGATCTTATTATCGATCATTCTGTTCAGGTGGATTATTACGGTATGGAGGAGGCTCTTAGTGAGAATGTAAAGAGGGAATTTGAAAGAAATAAAGAAAGATATCAATTCCTTAACTGGGCCCAGAAGGCTTTTAATAATTTTACTGTGGTTCCTCCTTCTACAGGAATTGTCCATCAGGTGAACTTAGAATACTTGGCCAAGGTGGTAATAGATAAGGAAGTAAAGGGCAAGAAAATTTTATATCCCGATACCTTAGTAGGAACCGATTCCCATACCACTATGATTAATGGTCTGGGAGTCCTTGGATGGGGTGTTGGAGGAATTGAAGCTGAGGCAGGAATGCTGGGACAAGCCTCATATTTTCCTGTACCTGAAGTTATAGGAGTACGTATGGTTGGAAAGCTTCCTATGGGGGCTACAGCAACGGATTTGGCTCTTAGAATAACCAAGCTACTTAGAGACAGAGGAGTTGTGGGTAAATTCGTTGAATATTTCGGTGAAGGTCTTAAAACATTAAGTTTGGCTGACAGGGCTACTATAGCCAATATGGCTCCCGAATATGGAGCTACCTGTGGCTTCTTCCCTGTGGATGAAGAAACTTTGGACTATCTGCTTCTAACCGGAAGAAGTAAGGAGCATGTTAATATAGTTAAAAATTATCTGAAGGCCAATATGATGTTCTATGAAAATGATATGGAAGATCCGGTTTATACAGAAATAATTGAGCTTGATTTATCCACCGTAGAAACTGCCCTATCAGGACCAAAACGACCACAGGATTTAATTCCCCTGGGTAAAATGAAAGAAGAATTTATAAAAAGTGTTACAGCCCCGTTAGGAAACCATGGCCATGGTTTAACTAAGAAAGAGTTTGAAAAGAAAGTGGAAGTTAGCTTATCTGATGGCAGAAAGGCTACTATGGAGACAGGGGCAGTTGTAATTGCTTCCATAACATCATGTACCAATACATCTAATCCTTCAGTTATGCTGGGTGCGGGACTTTTAGCTAAGAAAGCTGTAGAAAAGGGATTAAAGGTTCCTGCCTATGTTAAGACCTCCCTTGCTCCCGGTTCAAAGGTTGTTAGGGAGTATTTGGAGGCAGCAGGCCTTTTGCCTTATCTGGCTGCCTTAGGTTTTCATATTGTAGGTTATGGATGTGCTACATGTATAGGTAATTCGGGACCTTTACTTCCTGAAATTACCCAGGCAATTAGTGATAATGATTTATTGGTGACTTCAGTATTATCCGGTAACAGAAATTTTGAAGGAAGAATTCACTCCCTGGTAAAGGCAAATTATCTGGCCTCTCCTCCTTTAGTAGTTGCCTATGCCCTTGCGGGAACCACTAATATTGATTTGACATCAGACCCCATAGGTTTAGATAAAGAAGGCAAGAAGGT
This genomic interval from Herbinix luporum contains the following:
- a CDS encoding sigma-E processing peptidase SpoIIGA, translating into MYLEVYPDIVFILNFFIDIILIFLLKKVNKKKSNIPRMILAAILGATTAAIVSIFPWMNEAFKFAIMYVAASILMIVIAFGKLKLLELVKQWLVFIMITYFVGGLMNSIYYYTNIRLILIHLGNGNIFSNISVVYIIASISAITVFSLIIIWFLRLYHLHKPLIYDVELVLKDRKVKTKGLMDTGNCLYDPIGRKPVMVIENNLIEELLTPDIKHDMELAKDYLEGKTDEIPLEHYDKVFNFSFIPYRSVGKTGMLLGIRLDKVMIYTEKESICNEKVTAAICDNPLTDKKDYQVILHKELL
- the sigE gene encoding RNA polymerase sporulation sigma factor SigE translates to MLLKLSIQNKFQFRMIPDIRTIIFGQRGEIHYIGGAEILPPPLDSVREAEVINGLGTERDAEMKAILVEHNLRLVVYIAKKFDNTGVGVEDLISIGTIGLIKAINTFNPEKNIKLATYASRCIENEILMYLRRNNKTKLEVSIDEPLNVDWDGNELLLSDILGTEEDVIYRNIEEEVDRKLLRKALSKLSERERIIVDLRFGLGTDDGNEKTQKEVADLLGISQSYISRLEKKIIKRLKKEMVRFE
- the sigG gene encoding RNA polymerase sporulation sigma factor SigG, which translates into the protein MALYKVEICGVNTSKLPLLKNSEKEELFQRILKGDKEARELYIRGNLRLVLSIIQRFSNSNENVDDLFQIGCIGLMKAIDNFDITQNVKFSTYAVPMIIGEIRRYLRDNNAIRVSRSLRDTAYKAIYAKEALTKKNDKEPTISEIAQEIGISKEDIVYALDAIQSPVSLYDPVYVEGGDALYIMDQVSDKKNKEENWIEAISLKEAMSKLPPREYNIIKLRFFEGKTQMEVAKEINISQAQVSRLEKSALKNMRNYLTG
- the acnA gene encoding aconitate hydratase AcnA; the protein is MKAKFKESAVKQLKIQDVTYEYYNLESLEKYGYDIKHLPFSIKVLLESVLRQWDGIAINDDHIKDLAQWTKHRGGRGEVPFKPARVILQDFTGVPSVLDLASMREAIASMIEEGKTSKDIEEMIKRINPEVPVDLIIDHSVQVDYYGMEEALSENVKREFERNKERYQFLNWAQKAFNNFTVVPPSTGIVHQVNLEYLAKVVIDKEVKGKKILYPDTLVGTDSHTTMINGLGVLGWGVGGIEAEAGMLGQASYFPVPEVIGVRMVGKLPMGATATDLALRITKLLRDRGVVGKFVEYFGEGLKTLSLADRATIANMAPEYGATCGFFPVDEETLDYLLLTGRSKEHVNIVKNYLKANMMFYENDMEDPVYTEIIELDLSTVETALSGPKRPQDLIPLGKMKEEFIKSVTAPLGNHGHGLTKKEFEKKVEVSLSDGRKATMETGAVVIASITSCTNTSNPSVMLGAGLLAKKAVEKGLKVPAYVKTSLAPGSKVVREYLEAAGLLPYLAALGFHIVGYGCATCIGNSGPLLPEITQAISDNDLLVTSVLSGNRNFEGRIHSLVKANYLASPPLVVAYALAGTTNIDLTSDPIGLDKEGKKVYLKDIWPSSEEILRAVMDYVQPEMFKKEYSLVYENNELWNEIKINEGSLYEFDKESTYIRKPPFFEQLSMEPEDLKPLKGLRVIASLGDSVTTDHISPAGAIGKNTPAGRYLMDHGIEPKDFNTYGSRRGNHEVMMRGTFANIRIRNRLAGGIEGGYTTYLPTGELMSIYEACMKYKEDDTGLVVLAGKDYGMGSSRDWAAKGPSLLGVKAVIAESFERIHRSNLVMMGVLPLQFMEGESADSLGFSGKETIDIIIGDNIKPGDLAEVVARSDEGSTIRFKAKIRFESLVDMEYYRHGGILQMVLRQKMAQ